In Nicotiana tabacum cultivar K326 chromosome 19, ASM71507v2, whole genome shotgun sequence, one DNA window encodes the following:
- the LOC107789599 gene encoding hypothetical protein At1g04090 has product MFRCKCFRWSRISDLSSREPDTFLLPAPLPQWPQECSATGFASGIIKLGELEVHKISKFEFVCGCNLSQDRKQGVSFYKPRGESDGFFSLGHYCQPNNKPLRGYVLVAREVAKPEAGDHCNGNPCLPALQNPLDYTLVWSSSDVESEENFDGSGYFWLPQPPEGYKALGFIATNKPVKPELGEVKCVRADLTDECETHRLILKTSSVLSEVLAVWSIRPRHRGMHGKGISAGTFFCSCYWSTGEELSIACLKSFDTSLQAMPNLDQIHAIIRHYGPTLFFHPDEVYLPSSLQWFFDNGALLYTRGDSVVKPIEPDGSNLPGGGTNDGQYWIDLPSDVRREIVKFGNLQSAKLYVHVKPALGGTFTDIAMWIFCPFNGPATLKVGLVNVPLSKIGQHVGDWEHFTLRVSNFTGELWSIYFSQHSGGEWVDAYDLEFIAGNKATVYSSKNGHASFPHPGNYMQGSSKLGIGIRNDAARSNLYVDSSTQYEIMAAEYLGHGAVSEPCWLQYMREWGPTIIYDSRKELEKIVERLPVMVRNSVQNIFDKLPVELFKEEGPTGPKEKNNWVGDERW; this is encoded by the exons ATGTTTAGGTGCAAGTGCTTCCGTTGGAGCAGAATTTCAGATCTCTCGTCTCGAGAACCTGACACATTTCTTCTGCCTGCACCCCTCCCACAATGGCCTCAAG AATGTTCAGCTACAGGGTTTGCTAGTGGAATAATTAAACTAGGGGAATTGGAGGTTCATAAAATTAGCAAGTTTGAGTTTGTCTGTGGTTGTAATCTGTCACAAGACCGGAAACAGGGTGTTAGCTTTTATAAGCCAAGGGGGGAGTCAGATGGATTTTTTAGCCTTGGCCACTACTGCCAACCTAACAACAAGCCTCTACGAGGGTATGTACTTGTTGCTCGGGAAGTGGCTAAACCTGAGGCAGGGGATCATTGCAATGGAAATCCTTGTTTGCCTGCACTTCAGAATCCCCTAGATTACACGTTAGTCTGGAGTAGTTCTGATGTTGAAAGTGAAGAAAACTTTGATGGATCTGGTTACTTCTGGTTACCGCAACCACCTGAAGGTTATAAAGCCCTGGGGTTCATTGCGACTAATAAGCCTGTTAAACCTGAGTTAGGGGAAGTTAAATGTGTTCGAGCTGACCTCACTGATGAATGTGAAACTCACCGCCTGATACTCAAAACCAGCTCTGTGCTTTCAGAAGTACTGGCAGTTTGGAGCATAAGACCGCGGCATAGAGGAATGCACGGGAAAGGTATTTCAGCTGGTACCTTTTTCTGTAGTTGCTATTGGAGCACGGGGGAAGAGCTAAGCATCGCATGCTTAAAGAGCTTTGATACGAGTTTACAAGCAATGCCAAACCTTGATCAGATTCATGCGATCATTAGGCACTATGGTCCTACTTTATTTTTCCATCCTGACGAGGTCTATCTTCCGTCTTCTCTACAATGGTTCTTCGACAACGGTGCATTGCTCTATACGAGAGGTGATTCAGTTGTTAAGCCTATCGAGCCTGACGGATCCAATTTACCTGGCGGTGGGACAAATGATGGCCAATACTGGATTGATTTGCCAAGCGATGTTCGAAGAGAGATTGTCAAGTTTGGAAATTTACAGAGTGCAAAACTTTATGTTCATGTGAAGCCAGCCTTAGGTGGAACTTTCACGGATATAGCGATGTGGATTTTTTGCCCCTTTAATGGTCCAGCCACTCTGAAGGTAGGCCTAGTGAATGTTCCTCTTAGCAAAATTGGTCAGCATGTAGGTGATTGGGAGCATTTCACTCTTCGAGTGAGCAATTTCACAGGGGAGCTGTGGAGTATCTATTTTTCTCAGCACAGCGGTGGTGAATGGGTGGATGCTTATGATTTGGAGTTTATTGCAGGAAATAAAGCTACTGTTTATTCATCAAAAAATGGTCATGCTAGCTTTCCTCATCCTGGAAATTACATGCAAGGGTCCTCAAAGCTAGGGATTGGAATTAGAAATGATGCTGCCCGTAGTAATCTTTACGTAGATTCAAGTACCCAGTATGAAATTATGGCAGCAGAGTATCTCGGCCATGGAGCTGTCAGTGAGCCATGTTGGTTACAATATATGAGAGAGTGGGGTCCAACCATTATTTACGACTCAAGGAAGGAGCTTGAGAAAATTGTAGAGCGCTTGCCAGTGATGGTCCGAAACTCAGTGCAGAATATTTTTGATAAGTTGCCAGTGGAATTGTTTAAGGAGGAAGGCCCTACTGGGCCAAAGGAGAAGAACAATTGGGTTGGAGACGAAAGATGGTAG
- the LOC107789600 gene encoding pre-mRNA-processing factor 39-1, whose product MGDSETAVAQTSSVTDYKSAGYSSKVPDDAGTHTSSDAGNAGDLATPCPNGAGELASSNVEAGNLYTTDAVSTQQESATAMTYEASQDLAALEDAAAGSSQAAVYDSSANGNNNTEARDIAENGIASDVHGNSNMHQPEDGLALSPEEERLWSIVRTNSLDFNAWTSLIEETEKMSEGNILKIRKVYDAFLAEFPLCYGYWKKYADHETRLGSVDKVVEVYERAVQGVTYSVDMWLHYCVFAISTYGDPDTIRRLFERGLVYVGTDYLSFPLWDKYLEYEYTQQAWSNVAAIYTQILQNPNQQLDRYFEGFKELVASRPLSELRTPEEAAAAAEAGSEQIEGEVNSSSEPSKPVSASLKDAEELEKYIAIREEMYKKAKEFDSKIIGFETAIRRPYFHVRPLNVAELENWNNYLDFIEGGDDFNKVVKLYERCLIACANYPEFWIRYVSCMETSGSLDLADNALARATQVFVKRQPEIHLFAARLREQRGDIPGAQAAYQLVHAEISPGLVEAIIKHANMERRLGNLEDACSVYEQAIAIEKGKEHSLSLPLLLAQYSRFLYLVSGKVEKAREILDQAVENVQLSKPLLEALIHLESIQSLPKRIDLLDSLVDKFIVPSPENPSVASVDEREELSSIFLEFLDLFGDAASIKKADDRHAKLFLRHRTSSDSKKRQADDYLVSEKTKLAKSAVAASNPSVAGAFPGAQNQWPAGYGVQGQTWPQAAQAQPQQWNPGYAQQAAYGAYSSYGASYAPPQAPAPVPSSAGYGAYPSTYPAQAFPQQNYAQPAAAPTLPPAPQATTVPPTAYYGSYY is encoded by the exons ATGGGCGATAGTGAAACTGCGGTAGCTCAAACCTCGTCAGTCACTGACTATAAATCTGCTGGTTATTCATCAAAAGTTCCTGATGATGCTGGCACCCATACTTCTTCTGATGCCGGAAATGCTGGGGATTTGGCCACTCCATGTCCAAATGGCGCTGGGGAGTTAGCATCTTCTAATGTAGAAGCTGGAAACCTATATACCACTGATGCAGTGTCTACCCAGCAAGAAAGTGCTACTGCTATGACATATGAGGCCAGCCAGGATCTTGCAGCTCTAGAAGATGCAGCTGCAGGTTCATCCCAAGCTGCTGTTTATGACTCTTCTGCAAATGGCAACAACAATACTGAAGCAAGAGACATTGCTGAAAATGGGATTGCATCAGATGTTCATGGAAATTCCAATATGCATCAGCCAGAAGACGGCTTAG CTTTATCTCCTGAAGAGGAAAGATTATGGAGCATAGTAAGGACAAATTCTTTGGACTTTAATGCCTGGACTTCCCTTATTGAGGAGACGGAGAAGATGTCAGAG GGCAACATTTTGAAGATTCGGAAGGTTTATGATGCATTCTTGGCAGAATTTCCTCTATGTTACGGTTATTGGAAGAAATATGCAGATCATGAGACACGTCTTGGCTCTGTTGACAAAGTTGTGGAGGTCTATGAACGAGCTGTTCAAGGCGTGACATATTCGGTAGATATGTGGTTGCACTATTGTGTTTTTGCTATAAGCACTTATGGAGATCCTGACACCATTAGAAG GTTATTTGAAAGAGGATTAGTGTATGTTGGAACAGACTACCTGTCTTTTCCACTTTGGGATAAGTACCTGGAGTACGAGTACACGCAGCAGGCTTGGTCAAATGTTGCTGCCATATACACACAGATATTGCAGAATCCAAATCAGCAGCTCGATCGCTATTTTGAAGG TTTTAAGGAGCTGGTGGCTAGTAGGCCTCTATCAGAGCTACGAACTCCTGAAGAAGCTGCAGCTGCAGCAGAAGCTGGCAGTGAACAGATTGAGGGAGAGGTTAATTCTAGTTCCGAGCCTTCTAAACCTGTAAGTGCAAGCTTAAAAGATGCCGAGGAGTTGGAGAAGTATATCGCCATTAGAGAAGAGATGTATAAGAAAGCTAAAGAGTTCGATTCTAAGATCATTGGTTTTGAAACAGCTATAAGGAGGCCATACTTTCACGTGCGGCCTCTTAATGTTGCAGAGCTTGAAAATTGGAACAATTATCTTGACTTCATAGAAGGAGGAGATGACTTCAATAAG GTGGTCAAGCTGTATGAGAGATGTCTGATTGCTTGTGCCAATTATCCTGAATTTTGGATTCGGTATGTTTCGTGTATGGAAACAAGTGGAAGTTTGGATCTTGCTGATAATGCCCTTGCTCGTGCCACTCAAGTCTTTGTCAAG AGACAACCAGAGATTCACCTTTTTGCTGCTCGATTGCGGGAGCAACGTGGTGATATACCTGGTGCTCAGGCTGCGTATCAACTTGTGCATGCTGAAATATCACCTGGACTTGTAGAAGCAATAATCAAGCATGCGAACATGGAACGTCGACTT GGGAACCTTGAGGATGCCTGTTCCGTATATGAACAAGCTATCGCCATTGAAAAAGGAAAGGAGCACTCGCTGAGTCTGCCATTATTGCTTGCACAGTACTCTCGGTTTTTGTACTTG GTTTCTGGGAAGGTGGAAAAAGCTCGGGAAATTCTTGATCAAGCAGTTGAGAATGTCCAGTTGTCAAAACCACTTCTGGAG GCACTGATCCATTTAGAATCCATTCAGTCGCTACCAAAGAGAATAGATTTGTTGGATTCATTGGTTGATAAGTTCATAGTTCCATCTCCCGAGAACCCTAGCGTTGCAAGTGTTGATGAAAGAGAGGAATTATCAAGCATTTTCTTGGAG TTTCTAGATCTTTTCGGAGATGCAGCATCAATTAAGAAGGCTGATGATCGGCACGCTAAGCTTTTTTTACGCCATAGAACCTCTTCAGATTCAAAGAAACGTCAGGCTGACGATTATTTAGTTTCTGAGAAGACAAAGCTGGCAAAGTCTGCAGTTGCAGCATCTAACCCCTCAGTGGCTGGTGCATTTCCTGGAGCGCAAAATCAATGGCCTGCAGGTTATGGTGTACAAGGTCAAACCTGGCCACAGGCTGCGCAAGCCCAACCGCAGCAGTGGAATCCTGGTTATGCGCAACAG GCAGCATATGGTGCTTACAGCAGTTACGGCGCCAGCTATGCACCTCCTCAAGCGCCTGCACCAGTGCCCTCGAGTGCCGGTTATGGTGCTTATCCTTCAACATACCCGGCGCAG GCCTTCCCTCAGCAGAATTATGCACAGCCAGCCGCCGCTCCCACTTTGCCTCCAGCACCACAAGCTACAACTGTTCCTCCTACAGCTTATTATGGCAGTTATTATTGA